Proteins encoded by one window of Candidatus Nitrosocosmicus hydrocola:
- a CDS encoding DUF1059 domain-containing protein — translation MKTINCREAGFDCDFIVKGETEEEVLKNGMEHAKKDHNMKEEDMTSEMKEKIRGIIRSS, via the coding sequence ATGAAAACAATAAACTGTAGAGAAGCAGGATTTGATTGTGACTTCATAGTCAAAGGCGAAACTGAAGAAGAAGTATTGAAGAACGGAATGGAGCATGCCAAAAAAGATCACAATATGAAAGAAGAGGACATGACATCTGAGATGAAAGAGAAAATAAGGGGCATAATTCGTAGTTCTTAG
- a CDS encoding class I SAM-dependent methyltransferase, with protein MLKRDNKILDCPSGASSFVAEANLLRANVTGCDPLYNNSYINLLNKGLEDIQYVIDKVKLSSQLYSWDFYKSIECLRQSRILALLGFISDYSKESLREEKRYVKAALPKLPFDSKSFALVLSGHFLFTYANKFDVQFHLSSILEMIRVSRNEVRIYPLQQGMISQPYIQTDELLTCLKKEHIRYEIITVPFEFQKGSNKMLRLIH; from the coding sequence TTGCTTAAGAGAGATAACAAGATTCTAGATTGTCCCTCTGGTGCGTCATCTTTTGTAGCCGAAGCAAACTTACTAAGAGCTAATGTAACAGGATGCGATCCCCTCTATAATAATAGTTACATTAATTTACTTAACAAAGGTCTAGAGGATATTCAATACGTTATTGATAAAGTAAAATTATCTTCTCAACTATACAGCTGGGATTTTTACAAATCTATAGAATGCTTGAGACAATCACGAATTCTAGCGCTATTGGGATTTATATCGGATTACTCTAAGGAAAGTTTACGAGAGGAAAAGCGATACGTAAAAGCAGCACTGCCAAAGTTACCCTTTGATAGTAAGAGCTTTGCCCTAGTGTTAAGTGGTCATTTCTTATTTACATACGCAAATAAATTTGATGTTCAGTTTCATTTATCCTCCATTTTGGAAATGATTAGAGTTAGCAGAAATGAAGTAAGAATATATCCATTGCAACAAGGAATGATATCACAACCATACATTCAAACAGATGAACTACTTACTTGTTTAAAAAAAGAGCATATAAGATACGAAATCATTACGGTGCCATTTGAGTTTCAGAAAGGTAGCAACAAAATGCTACGTTTAATTCATTAG